One genomic region from Dermacentor variabilis isolate Ectoservices chromosome 6, ASM5094787v1, whole genome shotgun sequence encodes:
- the LOC142584664 gene encoding uncharacterized protein LOC142584664 isoform X5, which yields MLWPRCHLHPQSSWHNRHEKNYFSVPMYSDRSSQNKTASKSGGKVKYQQRSHTYTVLIGTQTDCCY from the exons atgctttggccacgttgccatctgcatccacagtcatcctggcacaaccgccatg agaaaaactatttctctgttcccatgtattcagataggagctcccAAAATAAAACTGCCTCCAAGTCAG gtggaaaagtaaagtatcagcaacgttctcacacctacactgtccttattg ggacacaaactgactgctgttactga
- the LOC142584664 gene encoding uncharacterized protein LOC142584664 isoform X4 — translation MLWPRCHLHPQSSWHNRHEKNYFSVPMYSDRSSQNKTASKSGGKVKYQQRSHTYTVLIELSKRGTYPIK, via the exons atgctttggccacgttgccatctgcatccacagtcatcctggcacaaccgccatg agaaaaactatttctctgttcccatgtattcagataggagctcccAAAATAAAACTGCCTCCAAGTCAG gtggaaaagtaaagtatcagcaacgttctcacacctacactgtccttattg aactttccaaaaggggaacgtatccaataaaataa
- the LOC142584664 gene encoding uncharacterized protein LOC142584664 isoform X1: MRGRQDQKAASEVADASRRKTDLCSRCSLAASAMLAQGENALATLPSASTVILAQPPCGAAMAPAEPLRSFQKVQGWFMILLHLLRCRCRLGAGVQVQRSSAADNPAHGCKHH; encoded by the exons gttgcggacgcttccagacgcaagactgatttatgcagcaggtgctccttggctgcatctgcaatgctagctcaaggcgagaatgctttggccacgttgccatctgcatccacagtcatcctggcacaaccgccatg tggtgcagcaatggcacccgctgaaccactccgttcgtttcaaaaggtgcagggctggttcatgattttgctgcacctactccgctgtcggtgccgacttggtgcaggcgtacaggtgcaacgcagcagtgcagcagacaatccagcacatgggtgcaagcaccattaa